The proteins below come from a single Cannabis sativa cultivar Pink pepper isolate KNU-18-1 chromosome 3, ASM2916894v1, whole genome shotgun sequence genomic window:
- the LOC115711125 gene encoding protein neprosin-like → MAIRAILIITIVCYISYYSKAEEDFTTKLSKLEELEIEKELNLLNKPPIKTIKTKDGVLYDCIDFFKQPAFDHPALKNHSYHYKMKPSFRPKINKRKDYLNINSKRLSCPIGTVPIRRTTKEDLIKSKLFTKTYGSLTTEKPGLHHAVLRTKSDPKRRYNGGGAVMNIYQPNVVGPQYSSSQMTIKNGPDSIQVGWTVNPTLYGDNKTHLFTFLQAGGTSCFNTQCPGFVIVSTEIPLDFTFEQVSQRGGTLYETSVFIYRDKANGNWWFEFGRSNIQIGFWPGRIFSALNTDLAAYMEWGGEAYSPPGQPNPEMGNGFRSVGDQSKDAYIEQMTTIDESHKQVDFDNAEIFTDAKNLYNVDDWKIRGAHGHIMSFGGPFDGGL, encoded by the exons ATGGCTATTAGGGCAATTTTGATAATTACTATAGTGTGTTATATTTCATACTATAGTAAAGCTGAAGAAGATTTCACCACAAAACTATCAAAGCTAGAAGAGTTGGAAATTGAGAAGGAGCTTAATCTTTTGAATAAACCACCAATAAAGACTATTAAG ACAAAAGATGGAGTTCTTTACGATTGTATTGATTTTTTCAAACAACCAGCATTTGATCATCCCGCGTTAAAAAATCATAGCTATCATTATAAG ATGAAGCCCTCGTTTCGTCCCAAGATAAATAAACGTAAGGATTACCTCAATATAAATTCGAAAAGGTTAAGTTGTCCGATTGGAACTGTTCCTATTAGAAGAACTACAAAAGAAGATCTCATTAAATCTAAACTATTCACAAAAACATATGGTTCACTCACTACTGAGAAGCCAGGTCTTCAT CATGCTGTGCTCCGAACAAAATCTGATCCTAAAAGGAGATATAATGGAGGTGGAGCAGTCATGAATATTTATCAACCTAATGTCGTTGGCCCTCAATATAGCTCATCTCAAATGACCATTAAAAATGGACCTGATAGCATACAAGTTGGATGGACG gtCAATCCAACTTTATATGGCGACAATAAAACTCACTTGTTCACATTTTTACAA GCGGGTGGAACATCTTGTTTTAACACACAATGTCCTGGCTTTGTTATTGTTAGTACTGAGATACCTCTAGATTTCACTTTTGAACAAGTTTCTCAACGTGGTGGAACATTATACGAAACaagtgtgtttatttatcgG GATAAAGCAAATGGAAATTGGTGGTTTGAATTTGGAagatcaaatattcaaattggATTTTGGCCGGGACGAATATTTAGTGCTCTAAATACAGATTTAGCTGCGTACATGGAATGGGGTGGAGAGGCATACAGTCCGCCTGGACAACCTAATCCCGAAATGGGTAACGGGTTTCGTTCAGTGGGAGATCAAAGTAAAGATGCATATATTGAACAAATGACAACCATTGATGAATCTCATAAACAAGTTGATTTTGACAATGCTGAAATCTTCACTGATGCAAAAAATTTGTACAATGTTGATGATTGGAAAATAAGAGGTGCCCATGGTCATATTATGTCTTTTGGAGGTCCATTCGATGGTGGCCTCTAA